The Aggregicoccus sp. 17bor-14 genome includes a region encoding these proteins:
- a CDS encoding AAA family ATPase, producing MTPTPPAPSFEQAARAFRAYFAELRALYLEREALFTQVELALLSREHVLVVGPPGTAKSALCAAVLGRIVDGETGAPSLFAKQLSESTVQTDLVGPVDFKVLTETGRTRHLVEEGMLGATHAFLDEVFDGRDMLLRAILNALYERELKQGRSIAVGRTQSVLMTSNRYLSEVLARSPELLLAFADRIGFVSFVPRTFVRPDSRATLLQRASEGPQPRLHASLTLQQLALLQEEAERVAVPPPVLEALEHLAEELERLLAARTAQLPELLPTKTFSQRSLVKALWVLRAAVVRDCALHRPERARVAGFEDLESLRAYFLLGGPPPEGVEALLREGRIDARERAQLERVRLEHRAFDEALAHVRAALGEGPAREARALHGLAAQEAADAIARSFEPGAATALAATLEARLVPGPRYAENRAPLLEAARALLSAAREALARPQPGGDVLAAGARALGLAQRAPELAAERAPLAAALERALEAALSGAGAAAQGAAFESRRSLAQLALRARELAAELERLRESRRTLPEAVQARLARCEQRVREEAASALARCAPALFEAPAEQSSLDEAVAQLHALEAALVALAPGQQGLTARLLAPLARAKVEAALAGVVFGQLGELEQHLRALAQSLRRWGLEPTELLGGCAHVLGPHLLAHVQTLQAPPALTPSGSEAREGLAYSRYRDAFAEGPAARELAALPAVRAYLPIDAEVGAQLSRALHEELEARVASLEAWFGRLREALPAAPSNRREAVASFDVLIHSRFPQLLLRDGELARLGSALALLEAEGEAARAAPLRARLESLQGAFEQLAQALLERGAAP from the coding sequence GTGACGCCCACGCCCCCCGCACCGAGCTTCGAGCAGGCCGCCCGCGCCTTTCGCGCGTACTTCGCGGAGCTGCGCGCGCTCTACCTCGAGCGCGAGGCGCTCTTCACCCAGGTGGAGCTCGCGCTGCTCTCGCGCGAGCACGTGCTGGTGGTGGGCCCCCCGGGCACGGCGAAGAGCGCGCTGTGCGCCGCGGTGCTCGGGCGCATCGTGGACGGGGAGACGGGGGCGCCCTCGCTCTTCGCGAAGCAGCTCTCCGAGAGCACGGTGCAGACGGACCTGGTGGGGCCCGTGGACTTCAAGGTGCTCACCGAGACGGGGCGCACCCGGCACCTGGTGGAGGAGGGGATGCTGGGCGCCACCCACGCCTTCCTCGACGAGGTGTTCGACGGCCGGGACATGCTCCTGCGCGCCATCCTCAACGCGCTCTACGAGCGCGAGCTGAAGCAGGGCCGCAGCATCGCCGTGGGACGCACGCAGTCCGTGCTGATGACGAGCAACCGCTACCTCTCCGAGGTGCTGGCGCGCTCGCCGGAGCTGCTGCTCGCCTTCGCCGACCGCATCGGCTTCGTCTCCTTCGTGCCGCGCACCTTCGTGCGCCCGGACAGCCGGGCCACGCTGCTGCAGCGCGCCTCCGAGGGCCCTCAGCCCCGGCTGCACGCGTCCCTCACGCTGCAGCAGCTCGCCCTGCTGCAGGAGGAGGCGGAGCGGGTCGCGGTGCCTCCGCCGGTGCTCGAGGCGCTCGAGCACCTCGCGGAGGAGCTGGAGCGGCTGCTCGCGGCGCGCACCGCGCAGCTGCCCGAGCTGCTGCCCACCAAGACCTTCTCGCAGCGCTCGCTCGTGAAGGCGCTGTGGGTGCTGCGCGCGGCCGTGGTGCGCGACTGCGCGCTGCACCGGCCGGAGCGTGCGCGCGTCGCGGGCTTCGAGGACCTCGAGTCGCTGCGCGCCTACTTCCTGCTGGGCGGGCCTCCTCCCGAGGGCGTCGAGGCGCTGCTGCGCGAGGGCCGCATCGATGCGCGCGAGCGCGCCCAGCTCGAGCGGGTGCGCCTGGAGCACCGCGCCTTCGACGAGGCGCTGGCCCACGTGCGCGCCGCCCTGGGAGAGGGGCCCGCGCGCGAGGCTCGCGCGCTGCATGGCCTCGCAGCGCAGGAGGCGGCGGACGCCATCGCGCGCAGCTTCGAGCCGGGTGCGGCCACGGCGCTCGCCGCCACGCTGGAGGCCCGGCTCGTCCCGGGACCACGCTACGCGGAGAACCGCGCGCCCCTCCTGGAGGCGGCGCGGGCCCTGCTCTCCGCGGCGCGCGAGGCGCTCGCGCGCCCGCAACCGGGTGGCGACGTGCTCGCTGCCGGAGCGCGCGCCCTCGGGCTCGCGCAGAGGGCGCCGGAGCTCGCGGCGGAGCGGGCACCGCTTGCCGCTGCGCTGGAGCGCGCGCTGGAGGCGGCACTTTCCGGCGCAGGCGCTGCGGCGCAGGGAGCGGCCTTCGAGTCGCGACGCTCGCTCGCCCAGCTTGCCCTGCGCGCCCGTGAGCTCGCTGCCGAGCTCGAGCGGTTGCGCGAGAGTCGGCGCACACTGCCCGAGGCCGTGCAGGCCCGGCTCGCGCGGTGCGAGCAGCGCGTCCGCGAGGAGGCGGCGTCAGCCCTCGCCCGGTGTGCTCCGGCGCTCTTCGAAGCGCCCGCGGAGCAGTCCTCCCTCGATGAGGCAGTGGCTCAGCTCCACGCCCTGGAGGCGGCCCTCGTCGCGCTCGCCCCCGGACAACAGGGGCTCACGGCGCGGCTGCTCGCGCCGCTCGCGCGCGCAAAGGTGGAGGCCGCACTCGCGGGCGTAGTCTTTGGGCAGCTCGGCGAGCTGGAGCAGCACCTGCGTGCGCTCGCGCAGTCGCTGCGGCGCTGGGGGCTCGAACCGACAGAGCTCCTGGGCGGCTGCGCCCACGTTCTGGGTCCGCACCTGCTCGCCCACGTGCAGACGCTGCAGGCTCCGCCGGCGCTCACGCCCTCCGGGAGTGAGGCGCGGGAGGGGCTCGCGTATTCGCGCTACCGCGACGCCTTCGCCGAGGGGCCTGCGGCCCGCGAGCTCGCGGCGCTCCCGGCGGTGCGCGCGTACCTGCCGATCGACGCTGAGGTGGGCGCACAGCTCTCCCGGGCGCTGCACGAGGAGCTCGAGGCACGGGTGGCCAGCCTCGAGGCCTGGTTCGGCCGACTGAGGGAGGCGCTCCCCGCGGCCCCCTCGAATCGCCGCGAGGCCGTCGCGAGCTTCGACGTCCTCATCCACAGTCGCTTCCCCCAGTTGCTGCTGCGCGACGGAGAGCTCGCCCGGCTGGGCTCGGCGCTCGCCCTGCTCGAGGCCGAGGGGGAGGCTGCGCGGGCGGCGCCGCTGCGTGCGCGCCTCGAGTCCTTGCAGGGCGCCTTCGAGCAGCTCGCGCAGGCGCTCCTCGAGCGGGGAGCGGCGCCATGA
- the dnaK gene encoding molecular chaperone DnaK has product MGKIIGIDLGTTNSVVAIMEGREPKVITNEEGSRITPSVVGFAKDGERLVGQVAKRQSITNPERTIYSIKRFMGRRFEEVGEETKLVPYKIVRGPHGDARVDIDGKQYSAPEVSAQVLLKLKRAAENYLGEKVTEAVITVPAYFNDAQRQATKDAGEIAGLTVRRIVNEPTAAALAYGLDKKKDEKIAVYDFGGGTFDISILEVGENVVDVLATNGDTHLGGDNIDQRIMDWLVSEFKKDTGLDVSKDKMVIQRLKEAAEKAKIELSSTNETDINLPFLTADATGPKHLNVKLSRAKFEAMIDDLIERSLEPCRKCLKDAGLEPKDLNEVVLVGGSTRIPKVQEAVKRLFGKEPNRSVNPDEVVAVGAAVQAGVLSGEVKDILLLDVTPLSLGVETLGGVMTKLIERNTTIPTRKSETFSTAADGQSQVEIHILQGERDMAGDNRSLGKFHLQGLPPAPRGVPQIEVTFDIDANGILNVSAKDKATGKEQKVTVSHSSGLAKEEVEKMVSAAKENEAADKARRELIELKNQAESQAYAAEKMVKENKDKLSADSVKTLEEAISGLNGVREGQDKDAIKAALEKLQQASYKVAEEMYKATGAAPGGEAPPAGGPSAAPGSQATPKDDVVDAEFRST; this is encoded by the coding sequence GTGGGCAAGATTATCGGCATCGACCTGGGCACCACGAACAGCGTGGTCGCCATCATGGAGGGTCGCGAGCCCAAGGTGATCACCAACGAGGAGGGCAGCCGCATCACGCCCTCCGTCGTCGGTTTCGCCAAGGACGGGGAGCGGCTGGTGGGGCAGGTGGCGAAGCGCCAGTCCATCACCAACCCCGAGCGCACCATCTACTCGATCAAGCGCTTCATGGGCCGGCGCTTCGAGGAGGTGGGCGAGGAGACCAAGCTCGTCCCGTACAAGATCGTTCGCGGCCCGCACGGCGATGCGCGCGTGGACATCGACGGCAAGCAGTACAGCGCGCCCGAGGTCAGCGCGCAGGTGCTGCTCAAGCTCAAGCGCGCCGCGGAGAACTACCTGGGTGAGAAGGTCACCGAGGCGGTCATCACCGTGCCGGCGTACTTCAACGACGCCCAGCGCCAGGCGACGAAGGACGCCGGGGAGATCGCCGGCCTCACCGTGCGCCGCATCGTGAACGAGCCCACCGCGGCCGCGCTCGCGTACGGCCTGGACAAGAAGAAGGACGAGAAGATCGCCGTCTACGACTTCGGCGGCGGCACCTTCGACATCTCGATCCTCGAGGTGGGCGAGAACGTGGTCGACGTGCTCGCGACCAACGGCGATACGCACCTGGGCGGCGACAACATCGACCAGCGGATCATGGATTGGCTCGTGTCCGAGTTCAAGAAGGACACCGGCCTGGACGTGAGCAAGGACAAGATGGTCATCCAGCGCCTGAAGGAGGCGGCGGAGAAGGCCAAGATCGAGCTCTCGAGCACCAACGAGACGGACATCAACCTGCCCTTCCTCACGGCGGACGCGACGGGTCCCAAGCACCTGAACGTCAAGCTCAGCCGCGCCAAGTTCGAGGCGATGATCGACGACCTCATCGAGCGCTCGCTCGAGCCCTGCCGCAAGTGCCTCAAGGACGCGGGCCTCGAGCCCAAGGACCTGAACGAGGTCGTGCTCGTGGGCGGCAGCACCCGCATCCCCAAGGTGCAGGAGGCCGTGAAGCGCCTCTTCGGCAAGGAGCCCAACCGCTCCGTGAACCCGGACGAGGTGGTGGCCGTGGGCGCCGCGGTGCAGGCCGGCGTGCTCTCCGGCGAGGTGAAGGACATCCTCCTGCTGGACGTGACCCCGCTCTCGCTCGGCGTGGAGACGCTGGGTGGCGTGATGACCAAGCTCATCGAGCGCAACACCACCATCCCCACCCGCAAGTCGGAGACCTTCTCCACGGCGGCGGATGGCCAGAGCCAGGTGGAGATCCACATCCTCCAGGGCGAGCGCGACATGGCGGGCGACAACCGCAGCCTCGGCAAGTTCCACCTGCAGGGCCTGCCCCCGGCGCCGCGCGGCGTGCCGCAGATCGAGGTCACCTTCGACATCGACGCGAACGGCATCCTCAACGTGAGCGCCAAGGACAAGGCGACGGGCAAGGAGCAGAAGGTCACCGTCAGCCACTCCTCGGGCCTCGCGAAGGAGGAGGTCGAGAAGATGGTCTCCGCGGCGAAGGAGAACGAGGCCGCCGACAAGGCGCGCCGCGAGCTCATCGAGCTGAAGAACCAGGCGGAGAGCCAGGCCTACGCCGCCGAGAAGATGGTGAAGGAGAACAAGGACAAGCTCTCGGCGGACTCCGTGAAGACGCTCGAGGAGGCCATCAGCGGCCTCAACGGCGTGCGCGAGGGCCAGGACAAGGACGCCATCAAGGCGGCGCTCGAGAAGCTGCAGCAGGCCAGCTACAAGGTGGCCGAGGAGATGTACAAGGCCACCGGCGCGGCCCCCGGCGGCGAGGCGCCTCCTGCGGGCGGCCCCTCGGCGGCTCCGGGCAGCCAGGCCACGCCCAAGGACGACGTGGTGGACGCGGAGTTCCGCTCCACCTAG
- a CDS encoding diacylglycerol kinase family protein, with product MLVPDLRPADSHGLPQAVPSAEPKVAVLLNANARKVNARVVRALSHVVPEQDLFLSRSELDARRIVQTVLERNYHTVFTGGGDGTFMGFVNEVYRQLEHRGRLPGQRAPRFGVLKLGTGNAIAHFTNASDTRNDGILHDVLRARANEATASRRMDLLSVDGQRAPFAGMGVDGKLLNDYIWVKHNLGKGVLKRVMTGGGGYFSAVTFKTVPHYLTNSTLVECEITNGPHTEAYRLGPDGQPVGEPIAPGAQLFRGKLMMAAAATMPFYGYGMRMFPFADKRRGMMQLRLGQVGTTSVIANLPKLWAGRWFPEGILDFHASEVTIRSARPVPFQVAGDAAGYREQVTFGIAPEAVDLVDFSAPMH from the coding sequence ATGCTGGTCCCCGACCTCCGCCCCGCTGACTCACACGGCCTGCCGCAGGCCGTCCCGTCGGCGGAGCCGAAGGTGGCGGTGTTGCTGAACGCCAACGCGCGCAAGGTGAACGCGCGCGTGGTGCGTGCCCTCTCGCACGTGGTGCCCGAGCAGGACCTGTTCCTCAGCCGCTCGGAGCTGGACGCGCGGCGCATCGTGCAGACGGTGCTCGAGCGCAACTACCACACGGTCTTCACCGGCGGCGGCGACGGCACCTTCATGGGCTTCGTCAACGAGGTGTACCGCCAGCTGGAGCACCGCGGCCGCCTGCCCGGCCAGCGGGCGCCCCGCTTCGGCGTGCTGAAGCTGGGCACGGGCAACGCCATCGCGCACTTCACCAACGCCTCGGACACCCGCAACGACGGCATCCTGCACGACGTGCTGCGTGCGCGCGCCAACGAGGCGACGGCGAGCCGCCGCATGGACCTGCTCAGCGTGGACGGGCAGCGCGCGCCGTTCGCCGGCATGGGCGTGGATGGCAAGCTGCTCAACGACTACATCTGGGTGAAGCACAACCTGGGCAAGGGCGTGCTCAAGCGCGTGATGACGGGCGGGGGCGGCTACTTCTCCGCCGTCACCTTCAAGACCGTGCCGCACTACCTCACGAACTCCACGCTGGTGGAGTGCGAGATCACCAACGGCCCCCACACCGAGGCCTACCGCCTCGGCCCCGACGGGCAGCCGGTGGGCGAGCCCATCGCGCCGGGTGCGCAGCTGTTCCGCGGCAAGCTGATGATGGCGGCCGCCGCCACCATGCCCTTCTACGGCTACGGCATGCGCATGTTCCCCTTCGCCGACAAGCGCCGCGGGATGATGCAGCTGCGCCTGGGTCAGGTGGGCACCACCAGCGTGATCGCGAACCTGCCCAAGCTGTGGGCCGGCCGCTGGTTCCCCGAGGGCATCCTCGACTTCCACGCGAGCGAGGTCACCATCCGCTCCGCGCGCCCCGTGCCCTTCCAGGTGGCGGGCGATGCGGCGGGCTACCGCGAGCAGGTCACCTTCGGCATCGCGCCGGAGGCGGTGGACCTGGTGGACTTCAGCGCCCCGATGCACTGA
- a CDS encoding cyclopropane-fatty-acyl-phospholipid synthase family protein — protein MSPDEPLPHVQPAGARQAFASEEATRRFAKVALLAPGDRVLLLGGCGEAPLVLARDYGCQVVAAAEDPQALQPLQRELEAQALGHLLRVCPLEGALEGLEEGGFQGVLVRGERLYRTREAAERLRSLLAPDGRLGLVALTCVGRSVDPEEQARWEAMQGAPLLGPLALLALLRDAGYEPEAAEALAPAELEALAQAEASEEPLLRAWREEGGRGGVSYALVMGRRREPGERPPMPHDRG, from the coding sequence ATGAGCCCTGACGAGCCCCTCCCGCACGTGCAGCCCGCTGGCGCACGTCAGGCCTTCGCCTCCGAGGAGGCCACGCGCCGCTTCGCGAAGGTCGCGCTGCTCGCACCCGGCGACCGGGTGCTGCTGCTGGGCGGCTGCGGCGAGGCCCCGCTCGTGCTCGCGCGCGACTACGGCTGCCAGGTGGTGGCGGCGGCCGAGGACCCGCAGGCGCTGCAGCCGCTGCAGCGCGAGCTCGAGGCGCAGGCGCTGGGGCACCTGCTCCGGGTATGCCCGCTGGAGGGCGCGCTCGAGGGGTTGGAGGAGGGCGGCTTCCAGGGCGTGCTGGTGCGCGGGGAGCGCCTGTACCGGACCCGGGAGGCCGCCGAGCGCCTGCGCTCACTGCTCGCCCCCGACGGACGCTTGGGCCTCGTCGCGCTCACCTGTGTGGGGCGCAGCGTGGACCCGGAGGAGCAGGCGCGCTGGGAGGCGATGCAGGGCGCGCCGCTGCTGGGCCCGCTCGCGCTGCTCGCGCTGCTGCGCGACGCAGGCTACGAGCCCGAGGCGGCCGAGGCGCTCGCGCCCGCGGAGCTGGAGGCGCTCGCGCAGGCCGAGGCCAGTGAGGAGCCCCTGCTGCGCGCGTGGCGCGAGGAGGGCGGGCGCGGCGGCGTGAGCTACGCGCTCGTGATGGGCCGGCGCCGAGAGCCGGGTGAGCGGCCGCCGATGCCTCACGACCGCGGCTGA
- a CDS encoding YbeD family protein, whose amino-acid sequence MKEGNGDPSKPNGTPDIEEKKLTVQYPTDYTFKVMGVQAGDFRDYVRELFERLMGGALRPDALSEQPSSKGKYLSINVTVHLTSEEQRRAIYAELHKDPRVVYYL is encoded by the coding sequence ATGAAGGAAGGCAACGGAGACCCGAGCAAGCCCAACGGCACGCCGGACATCGAGGAGAAGAAGCTCACGGTGCAGTACCCCACCGACTACACCTTCAAGGTGATGGGGGTGCAGGCCGGCGACTTCCGCGACTACGTGCGCGAGCTCTTCGAGCGGCTCATGGGCGGCGCGCTGCGCCCGGACGCCCTGAGCGAGCAGCCCAGCAGCAAGGGCAAGTACCTCTCGATCAACGTGACCGTGCACCTGACCTCGGAGGAGCAGCGGCGCGCCATCTACGCCGAGCTGCACAAGGACCCCCGGGTGGTCTACTACCTGTAG
- a CDS encoding PhoH family protein, with the protein MRKNFILDTNVLLHDPRSIYGFKDNNVIIPIYVIEEIDQFKRDLSELGRNARLVARYLDSFRAEGSLKEGVPLPGGGMLYVRFTSRELPLSMADSNLMDNRILAVAVDLQEKEPDFQAVFITKDTNLRIRADALGLVAEDYDAERVEITELYTGFTELLVPKDAVDQMYKQGAEVEVAQVGQLSPNQFVLLKDETNPSHTAMGRFNGAKGRVVPLMRVMKEGVWGVRPRNMEQAFTLDLLLNDEIKLVTIVGKAGTGKTLLAIAAGLQKVTEESLYQKLLVSRPIFPLGRDIGYLPGSVEEKLNPWMQPIFDNVEFLMNLSRADKKAGRGYHELIDLGLMEIEPLTYIRGRSIPNQFIIVDEAQNLTPHEVKTIITRVGDNTKIILTGDPFQIDNPYVDATNNGLVHVVNRFKNEKIAGHITMAKGERSQLAELAANLL; encoded by the coding sequence ATGCGAAAGAACTTCATCCTCGACACGAACGTCCTCCTCCACGATCCCCGCTCCATCTACGGCTTCAAGGACAACAACGTCATCATCCCGATCTACGTGATCGAGGAGATCGACCAGTTCAAGCGCGACCTCTCGGAGCTGGGCCGCAACGCCCGCCTCGTGGCGCGCTACCTGGACAGCTTCCGCGCGGAGGGCTCGCTCAAGGAGGGCGTACCCCTGCCCGGTGGCGGCATGCTCTACGTGCGCTTCACCAGCCGCGAGCTGCCGCTGTCCATGGCGGACAGCAACCTGATGGACAACCGCATCCTCGCGGTCGCGGTGGACCTCCAGGAGAAGGAGCCGGACTTCCAGGCGGTGTTCATCACCAAGGACACCAACCTGCGCATCCGCGCGGATGCGCTGGGGCTCGTCGCCGAGGACTACGACGCCGAGCGCGTGGAGATCACCGAGCTGTACACCGGCTTCACCGAGCTGCTCGTCCCCAAGGACGCGGTGGACCAGATGTACAAGCAGGGCGCCGAGGTCGAGGTGGCGCAGGTGGGGCAGCTCTCGCCCAACCAGTTCGTCCTGCTCAAGGACGAGACCAACCCCAGCCACACCGCCATGGGCCGCTTCAACGGCGCCAAGGGCCGCGTGGTCCCGCTGATGCGGGTGATGAAGGAGGGCGTCTGGGGCGTGCGCCCGCGCAACATGGAGCAGGCCTTCACCCTGGACCTGCTGCTCAACGACGAGATCAAGCTCGTCACCATCGTGGGCAAGGCGGGCACGGGCAAGACGCTGCTCGCCATCGCCGCGGGCCTGCAGAAGGTGACCGAGGAGAGCCTGTACCAGAAGCTCCTGGTGAGCCGGCCCATCTTCCCGCTCGGGCGCGACATCGGCTACCTGCCCGGCAGCGTCGAGGAGAAGCTCAACCCCTGGATGCAGCCCATCTTCGACAACGTCGAGTTCCTCATGAACCTCAGCCGCGCCGACAAGAAGGCGGGCCGCGGGTACCACGAGCTCATCGACCTGGGGCTGATGGAGATCGAGCCGCTCACCTACATCCGCGGCCGCAGCATCCCCAACCAGTTCATCATCGTGGACGAGGCGCAGAACCTCACCCCCCACGAGGTGAAGACGATCATCACCCGCGTGGGCGACAACACGAAGATCATCCTCACCGGCGACCCCTTCCAGATCGACAACCCCTACGTGGACGCCACCAACAACGGGCTCGTGCACGTGGTGAACCGGTTCAAGAACGAGAAGATCGCCGGCCACATCACCATGGCGAAGGGCGAGCGCAGCCAGCTCGCGGAGCTCGCCGCGAACCTCCTCTAG
- the greB gene encoding transcription elongation factor GreB — MREHDERAEEDEDEEDAPKGPGKRYLTRTGAERMHKELLKLLNEERPKVTAEVSAAAAQGDRSENAEYIYGKKRLREIDRRIRFLQKRLDTATIVDPAEQVDREHVYFGATVLLEDEDGTRTTYQLVGSDEIDTSGGRISVDSPVGRALLRKRVGDSVEVMRPRGEIELTVVKIEYR, encoded by the coding sequence ATGCGAGAGCACGACGAGCGCGCCGAGGAGGACGAGGACGAGGAGGACGCCCCCAAGGGCCCGGGGAAGCGCTACCTCACGCGCACGGGCGCAGAGCGGATGCACAAGGAGCTGCTCAAGCTCCTCAACGAGGAGCGCCCCAAGGTGACGGCCGAGGTCTCGGCGGCGGCGGCCCAGGGCGACCGCTCGGAGAACGCCGAGTACATCTACGGCAAGAAGCGCCTGCGCGAGATCGACCGGCGCATCCGCTTCCTGCAGAAGCGCCTGGACACCGCCACCATCGTGGACCCCGCGGAGCAGGTGGACCGCGAGCACGTGTACTTCGGCGCCACCGTGCTGCTCGAGGACGAGGACGGCACGCGCACCACGTACCAGCTCGTGGGCTCGGACGAGATCGACACCTCGGGCGGGCGCATCAGCGTGGACTCGCCGGTGGGCCGGGCACTGCTGCGCAAGCGGGTGGGGGACAGCGTGGAGGTGATGCGGCCGCGCGGGGAGATCGAGCTCACCGTGGTGAAGATCGAGTACCGCTAG
- a CDS encoding OFA family MFS transporter: MASFLDRDHTVARPGFNRWLVPPAALAIHLCIGQAYALSVFNLPMSRLIGITKPAPEDWPLTTTVWIFNIAIFFLGLSAALFGKWLERVGPRRAMFASALCFGGGFLVSALGVHLHQIWLVYLGYGVIGGIGLGLGYISPVSTLIKWFPDRPGMATGMAIMGFGGGAMIGSPLAQNLMEHYSSATSVGVAETFATMGLLYLAFMMFGVFTVRVPAEGWRPEGWVPSQHQKKLVTNANVTADTAIKTPQFWLLWAVLFLNVTAGIGVLAQASPMIQEMFPGTITPAAAAGFVGLLSLFNLAGRFFWSSTSDYIGRKNTYMVYFALGTVLYAAVPTLGRSGSVFLFVAAFCVIMSMYGGGFSTVPAYLRDMFGTLQVGAIHGRLLTAWSAAALVGPTLVTYVRDYQLAHGVPKSEVYTITLYIMAGLLVLGFVANFFVREVNARYHVRTAEPTGAPAGASFQKA, from the coding sequence ATGGCGTCTTTTCTGGATCGTGATCACACGGTCGCAAGACCGGGCTTCAACCGCTGGCTCGTCCCCCCCGCAGCACTCGCCATCCACCTGTGCATCGGTCAGGCCTACGCGCTCAGCGTGTTCAACCTGCCGATGAGCCGGCTCATCGGCATCACCAAGCCGGCGCCCGAGGACTGGCCGCTCACCACCACGGTGTGGATCTTCAACATCGCGATCTTCTTCCTAGGGCTGTCCGCGGCGCTGTTCGGCAAGTGGCTCGAGCGCGTGGGCCCGCGCCGCGCGATGTTCGCGAGCGCGCTGTGCTTCGGCGGAGGCTTCCTCGTCTCCGCGCTGGGCGTGCACCTGCACCAGATCTGGCTCGTGTACCTGGGCTACGGCGTCATCGGCGGCATCGGGCTGGGGCTCGGCTACATCTCGCCGGTGTCCACGCTGATCAAGTGGTTCCCCGACCGCCCGGGCATGGCCACCGGCATGGCGATCATGGGCTTCGGCGGCGGCGCGATGATCGGCAGCCCGCTCGCGCAGAACCTGATGGAGCACTACAGCAGCGCGACGTCCGTGGGCGTCGCGGAGACCTTCGCCACCATGGGCCTGCTGTACCTGGCCTTCATGATGTTCGGCGTCTTCACCGTGCGCGTGCCGGCGGAGGGCTGGCGGCCCGAGGGGTGGGTGCCCTCGCAGCACCAGAAGAAGCTGGTGACGAATGCGAACGTGACGGCGGACACGGCCATCAAGACGCCGCAGTTCTGGCTCCTGTGGGCGGTGCTCTTCCTCAACGTGACGGCCGGCATCGGCGTGCTCGCGCAGGCGTCTCCGATGATCCAGGAGATGTTCCCGGGCACCATCACGCCGGCGGCCGCCGCGGGCTTCGTGGGCCTGCTCAGCCTCTTCAACCTCGCGGGCCGCTTCTTCTGGTCCTCGACGTCCGACTACATCGGCCGCAAGAACACGTACATGGTCTACTTCGCGCTGGGCACGGTGCTCTACGCGGCGGTGCCCACGCTGGGGCGCTCGGGCAGCGTGTTCCTCTTCGTCGCCGCCTTCTGCGTGATCATGAGCATGTACGGCGGCGGCTTCTCGACCGTGCCCGCGTACCTGCGCGACATGTTCGGCACGCTGCAGGTGGGCGCCATCCACGGCCGCCTGCTCACCGCGTGGAGCGCGGCGGCGCTCGTGGGGCCCACGCTCGTCACCTACGTGCGCGACTACCAGCTCGCCCACGGCGTGCCCAAGAGCGAGGTCTACACCATCACCCTGTACATCATGGCCGGGCTGCTGGTGCTGGGCTTCGTCGCGAACTTCTTCGTCCGCGAGGTGAACGCCCGCTACCACGTGCGCACTGCGGAACCGACCGGGGCACCGGCCGGCGCCAGCTTCCAGAAGGCCTGA